In Lodderomyces elongisporus chromosome 1, complete sequence, the DNA window ATGGGCTTGGTATAGATCCTTAGTGTTTGAAACCTTTTTGAGCCGCTTACTTTGAGGATTAAGACTTGTGGAAAACtggagcagcagcagtttttttttttcatttatatTTTCATTCATATTCATATTCTCGTTCTCGTTCTTATcctcattttctttatgtTCTTTACCTTAACAATATTGATACTTTATAGAGATTAGCACATGTAAAAGCTAATTCCTGCATATAGTGCTTTACAATAGATATACTGTCACCTTATATTTGTAAGTGTCGTTTATTCTCAGACACTTCTGCGACATTGCTACATAACAAATTAACACGCTACCATTTACTTATATTAATAAGGAATATTCATTGTagcttgtttttgtttttgttttgttttttgcttctatgactttttggttttcgttGTCTTAGAAGGCTTGAAGTGAATAATAAGAGCAATCAAAGCAATTAACAGGTAGATGCataccatcaccattaccaccaccattaccaccaccaccactaccacggTCATACGTATCTTATTTCCAGTACTTTCAATAATTCATCATCTCTACTTTACCTTGACTAGATTTCTAACCTTCTTTGTTTGACATTAGCTctatattttgaaaaacttggGTTTGTGGAACGGAATTTTCATTTACTAGTTTTGGACTTTCCTCCGTGTAAGTTTTTGTCACCGTCTTAGTAatattttactttattcTTTGCTCCCCTTGCCTCACCGCTTCAACGTTAACACACATTATCAACAAAGAGACACCATCACTTTATTACTTTTAGTAGCTTCTCTTTAAATTACTAATacattatatatatatatctatatattatatctataaaaatatatacatatatataggtGGAGAAGTGAGGGCTCAAAAAACAAGGTTTTAGCTAGCTGTTTCTAAGTCTCCAATTACGAAGCGCCTACTAAATGTTTGTTACTAAGTCTTTAAGCTCCTGCACAGTGCTCACCCCCGCTATCGTACGGTCTTTCCGCCCCCATATAAATACACCCCTGATTTCAACTTTTAATCAATTGAGATTAAAAACAacttcaacatcatcatcatcaacaacaacagctacaacaacatcatcatcgaaAATGTCCGGTGTATGTATACAAGCATGATTCActacccttttcttttcttctacCCGCCCTCAATTATCCAATTATCTAATTAtcctatttttcttttattcttttttttcttagtgattatttttctttatcactATTTTCAATTAACTTGATACTAACCTAtaaatttgtttctcttgATAGAAAATTGATATCTTGAACTTCAGTGACAAAGACGGTGCTTATAGAAGAAAACCATCAAGTTTTAGGGATTTTATTAGTGCCGAGCCAGGTGCACGTTTTCCTCCAGAGGCTGGCAGATACCACTTATACGTTTCGTATGCTTGTCCATGGGCTCACCGTACTTTGATCACTCGTCACCTTAAAGGATTGACCTCCATCATTGGATTATCAGTTGTCCATTGGCACATGGATGACAAAGGATGGAGATTCCCCACCGAGGAAGAGTTGAAATCATTGCACTCAAAAGATGACGTTTCGTTGGGCACTCCAGATCACTTGTATGGATTTTCTAGAATTAGAGAATTGTACTTTAAAGCAGACCCTGATTATAGTGGAAGGTTCACTGTTCCTGTCTTGTGGgataaaaaagagcaaacCATTGTCAATAATGAATCATCCGAAATCATTAGAATGTTAAACACTGAGTTTAACAGTATTTTACCAAGTGAGTACGCAGAGTTGAATTTGGTACCTAAGGATTTggagaaacaaattgatgaaattaATGGTTGGGTATACGACAACATTAACAATGGTGTGTACAAGACTGGGTTCGCTTCAAAGCAAGAAGTCTACGACAAGGAATGTAAAAATGTCTTTAAACATTTGGACAAGGTTGAAGAACTATTAAAGCAAAACCACGAGAAGGATAAGAAGAATGAGTTTTTATTGGGAAATACCTTGACTGAGGCTGATATCAGGTTattcaccaccatcatcaggTTTGATCCAGTTTACGTGCAACATTTCAAATGCAACATTGGTATGATTAGATCACACTATCCCTACCTCCACAATTGGTTGAGATTGTTGTATTGGCACATTCCGGGTTTCCAAGAGACTACTGATTTTGGCCATATTAAGAAGCACTACACAAAATCACATACTAAGATCAATCCATACGGAATCACACCTTTGGGACCAGTTCCTAACATTTTGCCATTAGATGCATGATGTGTATtccttttggaaaaaaaaacttataCATGtgtataaatatattcttattttcaaatgacTATTTTGCGTAAAGTATTATCACAGTTTAATTAAGAATAAAAGTTGAACAAATcctctaattttttttttttctttggttgaAAATTGTATACATTTCCAGAATCCGCAACATAcctatttttctattcttcgTCTTTCCATCTTCCACCTCCCCTGTCAATTAAGTCTCTTTCTGTTGTTTCTATTACTATCATCaatatctttctttttccttttctttttccttttctctttctcttttttttttgtggtaTGTGTTTCCAGCTGATTTTGGTATATCACTCGATTTCAATTCAAAACATGCACTTCGTACTTTTTCCTCAATTACGGTGTTACCTAACCTTTTCATGAaccacaaaaaaattacaaagaaaaacaagctATTACCAGattaaacaacaactacaaaaaTTTCCAATAATGAGGTTCCTACAACGACTAGTGAAAATATCTTGGTTAGTGCTATTCCAAAAAAACTATTGTACATCACTACAAAAGATAACTTAATCAACTTTAGTGTATCTCAAGTATGGCTTGACTTTTCTAAAGTCGCcaaattttgcttttgcatCTTCATCACTAACAGTTGGTGGAATGATAACCTCTTTTCCAACAGTCCAATCAACTGGAGTGGCAACACCCTTCTTATCACTGGTTTGCAAGGCATCAATTACTCTCAACACTTCCTGGGTGTTTCTACCGGTACTGGCTGGGTAGGTCATAATCAATCTAACCTTCTTGCTTGGGTCAATGATGTAAACCGATCTGATTGTAGCAATCATCTTATTTTCACCTCCAAGGTTCTTGAAATCTTCTTCAGTGACCATATCGTATTTGTAAGCAACTTCTTTCTTACCATCGGCAATGATTGGGAAGGAAAATTCTTTACCATTGGTCTCAACTTCAACAATATCCTTGATCCATCCATTGTGAGAGTCAACACCTTCTGTAGACAATCCAATGAGCTTGACACCACGTTTATCAAACTCCGGTTTAAGGTTGGAGAAAGCTCCAAGTTCGGTAGTACAGACAGGAGTATAGTCTGCTGGGTGGGAGAACAAAATTGTCCAATTGTCACCAATATACTTATGGAAGTCAATTGGCCCTTGTGTAGTTTCGACTTGGAAGTTTGGTGCAGTCGAGCCAATACGAACACGAGGTTGTTCCTCTTGAGAAAAGGAAACGAATCTAAATTGCTGCAATGGTCTTGATCTAGAGACAATCGACCTTGGAGCAGAGACAATTGATCTTCTCAAAATAGTTCTAGAAAGCATCTTGACTCAATTGGTTGGATAACGTATCTTAAATTATTGGAAAACTCAATTTTCGATAAAGAATAGTTAGAGAATTACagaacaaaccaaaaaacaaaaaatagaaaaaaagaaaaaaacaacagaaaTTCGGGGACGTGGGAGACTGGAAAATTCGCAATCTTGGTTTTAATCCCTTCTGCTAAATCCCACTTCCTCCCTCGCCCCGCACtcaaatatacatatacaaaaattgctttataaaaaatttgctccgaaaagaaaaagtaattgAGTATTTTCACGTGATGTGATATTTGAAAGTACAATCttaataatattaatacATTTGCTATCACAAAATCTATATACACAAGCATACTCTATACAAACTATCATAGTGAATTAAGacaaattcaacaattACTGATCTGGCAACATGTTCAAGTCAAACCAGCCTAGAAAATCATCATCTTGATTATCCATCCATCCATTTGATTGCTGTTGGAAAAAGCTATCAATTTGAGAGACAAAAGATCCAGCCATGGGTATATCCATTGGCTGCTGTTGTAACTGTGggtgctgctgctgcagcagctgctgctgctgttgttgttgttgttgttgttgttgttgttgttgttgttgttgctgttgtaaTTGCAAATgctgttgcagttgcagatgctgttgttgaggaTGCAGCCGCTGGTTCATAAACATAGCATTTGAtgcatcttcatcaattgTAGGTAGATACTGTTGTGGAGGCGACTGTGCACCATATGGAAACAGCGGCAGTTGCAGAAACAGTTGCGATTGTGAGGGTAATTGTGGTGGCATTTGCTCCAATTTAATGGGAGCTTGCGACAGGCCGTCGTCAAACAGTTGTTGAAGATCATCTTGTTGCACCAGTTGTTGATGAGGGTCTTGTTGATGAGGTTGTTGTGTAGATGCTTCAGGTGCTTCTCCATTGTTAGGCATGCCATCTCTAGTTGAGCCGGTAGCTTCTAACATTGCTAGCGGGATACCATTAATCTCCAAAGGTTTGTTCTCTGCTGCATTCAGTCGCGCTTGTGTCATTGCCTCGTCAGTAGGCACCAATGTAGTAACAGTAGTACCATTTGGTGTCGTAGTGGTGATCGTCCTAAAGTCGTCCTTTGTAATTTGATTGTAAAATGGCAATGGAATTAGCCGTTTATCATTAACTTCAATGGGTTTTTTCATCTTACCCTTATCTAATTgagttcttcttcttgcttCATGAACACACCACACTAGGTCATAGAATAAAGACGCAGTCAAGTGTGATCTCATTCGAGTGATGATACTCGACCCAGCCTCAAACTCATTCATGAAAATGTCTGGGTATGTGAATAGCACAATATTAAGATTTTCCAATACTTTTGCTGTTCTAGATATATCATTTTGTAAATCCTTCCATGAACTAAGCGTGTTTCTAAACAACCTATGCACGGTAACAATAGATTGTCTAGCACTATCAACATATTTGTCAATTAAATATTTTGACAAATGAAGtttgaataaaagaaataccGAGTATGTCACAGCTTGTCTGATGTATATTGGCATCTCAATCAAGGAGATATCTTGACTCATTTGCGACACAATAGTAACAATTCTCGTTGCAGATAAGTAAGATGAACTCACATATTTAACTTGATCCTCAATTGGCGTACCGGGCAAAAAGgcaaaacaacaaatcatcaacttgagatataaataataaactTCAATGGGAGAGCCCGAGTCAAATTGTAATTTAAATCTCAATCTCTCTAATTCCTTATCCAAAATACTCAACGATGCAGCCCTATTCAGCGGCTCTAACAATCCATCTGGACGCGTAACACTAATACCCATAACATTGACCAATTTGCATTGGAAAATTGACAAAGAAATCAAGCAACGGAACTCTTTGGGAAGTGATTGGTCAATTCTTGCATTTTCCAACAAGTAATCAGTGGTATTGATAGAGGGAGGTAAACCTAATAATGAGGACCAAAATTGCtcacaaaagaacaatGCCAACCACGATCGTGTTCTCCATCTTTCAGCATCGGGACCAAGGCTTACTTGGTTGCGACTAAACTCCTGGATAAACTCACCACCACGGTGCAATCCTAATTGTAAGGAAAGGTTCTTAGCTAACCCAACAAATCTATAAGAGCAATCGTCAAGAACTTTTTCATTCGGTAAGGGCCATATACTAAGAATAATCAAGGCCTGAATGACGTGAGTTGACCGTGGAGTTCTGATCCAACATGTCTCTATCGCCAATTGCTTGATTAGTGACGCAAGTGACATGTACAATGTGGGTTCTGGTTCACTCAAACTAGCAGTAAGAATAACGCTCCAGAATAACAAGTTGGACTTGTGGTACAATTCTGTAGCTGATCTGGAAATGATAATAGGCAAGAAATTCAAATGCTTCTTCATAAATCTATCATGCAATTCATTGGCTTTCGCAAGAGGTAAGTTGACATCGCCAAGAATAAACTCGGAGATAGGCTGATAATTCTCGTCTTTCATATCTGGTGTGTTGGTCGCCGAGGGTGAGTTGTCAGAATTGTCATTCATTAAAGTGGTAGTATGTTGgatatttgtaattgatgGGATAGGCGATACTTGA includes these proteins:
- the ECM4 gene encoding S-glutathionyl-(chloro)hydroquinone reductase codes for the protein MSGKIDILNFSDKDGAYRRKPSSFRDFISAEPGARFPPEAGRYHLYVSYACPWAHRTLITRHLKGLTSIIGLSVVHWHMDDKGWRFPTEEELKSLHSKDDVSLGTPDHLYGFSRIRELYFKADPDYSGRFTVPVLWDKKEQTIVNNESSEIIRMLNTEFNSILPSEYAELNLVPKDLEKQIDEINGWVYDNINNGVYKTGFASKQEVYDKECKNVFKHLDKVEELLKQNHEKDKKNEFLLGNTLTEADIRLFTTIIRFDPVYVQHFKCNIGMIRSHYPYLHNWLRLLYWHIPGFQETTDFGHIKKHYTKSHTKINPYGITPLGPVPNILPLDA
- the PRX1_1 gene encoding peroxiredoxin 1, with the translated sequence MLSRTILRRSIVSAPRSIVSRSRPLQQFRFVSFSQEEQPRVRIGSTAPNFQVETTQGPIDFHKYIGDNWTILFSHPADYTPVCTTELGAFSNLKPEFDKRGVKLIGLSTEGVDSHNGWIKDIVEVETNGKEFSFPIIADGKKEVAYKYDMVTEEDFKNLGGENKMIATIRSVYIIDPSKKVRLIMTYPASTGRNTQEVLRVIDALQTSDKKGVATPVDWTVGKEVIIPPTVSDEDAKAKFGDFRKVKPYLRYTKVD
- the SEF1 gene encoding suppressor protein sef1, which produces MKYGEKAKVKILPKPSPMMPQSSTPSPMVSIAPSSGASTPTERPVVRKRARSAASTSTSNNNNNNQKNNNNNSGGNISSSSELKKQRKTSTTSPVAQNPPQSPALSASGSTPKPAKQTGHRPVTSCTFCRQHKIKCNASDNYPQPCQRCDRMGLKCEIDPQFRPKKGSQIQSLKSDVDELKAKIEMLTKNESLLTQALNQHNLNFYQQQQQQQQQSVSSQQPSPSLASQSPLQVVPPSVTTGVMQSQSPLAQVHPRHHPQPSRSNSYPVVSQHKASPMVSPSLYQNHGASAQVSPIPSITNIQHTTTLMNDNSDNSPSATNTPDMKDENYQPISEFILGDVNLPLAKANELHDRFMKKHLNFLPIIISRSATELYHKSNLLFWSVILTASLSEPEPTLYMSLASLIKQLAIETCWIRTPRSTHVIQALIILSIWPLPNEKVLDDCSYRFVGLAKNLSLQLGLHRGGEFIQEFSRNQVSLGPDAERWRTRSWLALFFCEQFWSSLLGLPPSINTTDYLLENARIDQSLPKEFRCLISLSIFQCKLVNVMGISVTRPDGLLEPSNRAASLSILDKELERLRFKLQFDSGSPIEVYYLYLKLMICCFAFLPGTPIEDQVKYVSSSYLSATRIVTIVSQMSQDISLIEMPIYIRQAVTYSVFLLFKLHLSKYLIDKYVDSARQSIVTVHRLFRNTLSSWKDLQNDISRTAKVLENLNIVLFTYPDIFMNEFEAGSSIITRMRSHLTASLFYDLVWCVHEARRRTQLDKGKMKKPIEVNDKRLIPLPFYNQITKDDFRTITTTTPNGTTVTTLVPTDEAMTQARSNAAENKPLEINGIPLAMLEATGSTRDGMPNNGEAPEASTQQPHQQDPHQQSVQQDDLQQSFDDGSSQAPIKLEQMPPQLPSQSQSFSQSPSFPYGAQSPPQQYLPTIDEDASNAMFMNQRSHPQQQHSQSQQHLQLQQQQQQQQQQQQQQQQQQQQSSQQQHPQLQQQPMDIPMAGSFVSQIDSFFQQQSNGWMDNQDDDFLGWFDLNMLPDQ